In Deltaproteobacteria bacterium, the genomic stretch GACGTTGCTGGGCTTGAAGTCGCCGTGGACGATGCCGGCGGCGTGCGCCGCCGCGAGCCCGCGCCCGACCGGCACGAACAAGTCGACCAGCTCGCGCCACGAGGGCGGGCCGCCTTCGGCGTGGATGCGCGAGCCCAGCCAGGTCTGCAGCGTGCGGCCCTCGACCAGCTCCATCGCCACGAACACGCGCGCGCCGTGGGTGCCGGCGTCGAACACCTGCACGACGTTGGGATGGGACAGCCGTGCGAGCGCCTGGGCCTCGGCGACCAGCAGCCGCTGCTCATCGAGATCGGCGCCGGCGCCCGGGTGCACGAGCTTGACCGCCAGCGTGCGGTCGAGCTCGGGATCGAAGGCCTCGTAGACCTCGCCCATGCCACCCGCGCCGAGTCGCATCCGCACGATGTAGCGACCGATCCGGCTGCCGGGCTCGAGCGCGATCGACAGCGGCACCGCGCCGCGCGGCAGGTGACCGAACGTCTGCGTCTGGTCGCCGAGCTCGTCGTCGATCGCATCGCCGTCGTGCAACGCCCTCGATCGTAGCAGCCGCCGCGTCAGCTTCGGCAGCGACGCGCGGCGCGAGCTCGAGCTGGATGCGGCCCGTCGTTGCACACCCGCCCGAGACCGCGCGCGGACGCCAGGGGCCGCGATGTGTGCGTCGCGAGGCCTATGTGCTGGCGTCGGCGGTCTTGCGCGCGCCGTGGCACTTCTTGTAGCGCTTGCCCGAACCGCACGGGCAAGGGTCGTTGGCGCCGACCTCGGGCATCGTCGGTGCCGACGGCTTGGCGGGCGCGCGCGCGGGTGCCTCGGCCCCAGGCGCCGCAAGCCCTGCGGCGCGCAATTGCTCGGTGGCCTCGCGCGCGGCCTGCTGCATGCGGTCGATCTGCGCCCGCGCGGCGGCCGTGCGCTGTTGCCCGGCGGGGCCGCGCTGGCGCGAGTTGGCACGGGTCAGCGCGGTCTCGTACTCGGCGCCCTCCTCGGCCTGCTGCCGCTGCTCCTCGGTGAGGCGCATGTTGATGACCTTGTCGAGCACGGTCTGCTCGATGCCCTCCCACATCTCGCGGAACAGGTTGTAGCCGCGGATCTTGTACTCGTTCTTGGGATTGCGGGTCGCGTAGCCCACCAGGCCGATGCCCGTGCGCAGGTGCTCGATGTTCTTGAGGTGAGCGATCCACTGCGCGTCGATCTCACCCAGCCACAGCTGGCGGATGTGGAACAGGTAGACGTAGAGGCCGAACTCCTGCTCGCGCGACAGCAGCAGCTTCTCGACCGACGCCCAGCAGAGATCGATGAGCTCCTCGAGGTCCTGCGGCACCTCGCGCAGCGAGATGGTGGCGCCGTAGCGCTCCTTGATCTGCTGCTCGAGGGCCTCGATCTCCCACTCGTCGGGGTGGACGTCGGCGGGGCACAGCTGCTCGACGATCTTGCCGACGTTGGCGTAGGCGAGGTCGTGCAGGCGCTCGCGCTGCTGGATGAGCGCGCGCGCGATGTCGTCGACCGCGAGCTTGAGGATCGCGTCGTAGTCGTGCTTCACCGCCGCGAACGGCACCATCGCGCCGAAGTGGCGGTACAGCTCGTGGGTCAGCGCCTCGGGCTCGATGCCGTCCTTGGGGAAGCTCGGTCGCGCGGGGTCGGGCTCGGCACCGCCGGCGAGGCGCTTGGCGCAGTAGCCATCGATGATGCTCTGCACGCGCTCGCGCACGGTCTTCGACAGCGAGTCGACGGTGTGGGGGCCCGAGGTCTCGGGCGCCGCCGGCAGGCGATGGCCCTGCTCCTTGCGCGCGGCGTCGTCGAGGATCTCCGGGTGGTAGCGCCCCTCGAGGATCTGCTTGCGCAGGGCGTAGATCGCCTTGCGCTGCTCGTTCATGACGTTGTCGTACTCGAAGAGGTTCTTGCGCGTGTCGAAGTGCATGGCTTCGACCTTCTCCTGCGCGTTCTCGATGGCACGGTTGACCAGCGGCGCCTCGATCGGCACGTCCTCTTCCATGCCGAGACGCTCCATCAGCCCGCTGATGCGGTCGGCGCCGAAGATGCGCATGAGGTCGTCCTCGAGCGACAGGTAGAACGCCGACGAGCCGGGGTCGCCCTGACGACCGGCGCGGCCGCGGAGCTGGTTGTCGATGCGGCGGCTCTCGTGGCGCTCGGTGCCGAGGATGTGCAAGCCGCCCAGCGACAGCACCTCCTTGCGCTCGTCCTCGCACTGCTTCTTCAGGCCGTCGTAGAGCTTCTTGTACTCCTCGGGCTTGCTGTCGGGGTCGAAGTGCTCGCGCGCCATCATCTCGGGGTTGCCGCCGAGGATGATGTCGGTGCCGCGACCGGCCATGTTGGTCGCGACGGTGACGCCATACTTGCGACCCGCCTGCGCGACGATGAAGGCCTCGCGCTCGTGCTGCTTGGCGTTCAGCACGTTGTGCGGGATGCCCTCGCGCTCGAGCAGCGTGTGGATGACGTGCGACTTCTCGACGCTGGTGGTACCGACCAGGATCGGCTGGCCCTTGCCGTGGCGATCGCGGATCTCCGCCACGATCGCGCGGAACTTGCCGCGTTCGTTCTTGTAGACCAGGTCGTGGGCGTCGTCGCGCCTCACCACGCGGTTGGGCGGGATCACCATCACGTCGAGGCCGTAGATCTTGTGGAACTCCTCGGCCTCGGTGTCGGCGGTGCCGGTCATGCCCGACAGCTTGCCGTACATGCGGAAGTAGTTCTGGTACGTGATGGTCGCGAGCGTCTGACTCTCGGGCTGGATCGGGACGTTCTCCTTGGCCTCGATGGCCTGGTGGAGACCGTCGCTCCAACGCCGCCCCTCCATTTTTCGACCGGTGAACTCGTCGACGATGATCACCTCGCCGCCCTGCACGAGGTAGTTGACGTCCTTCTTGTACAGCGTGTGGGCCCGCAGGGCCTGGTTCACGTGGTGGAGGACCTCGTTGTTCTCGGGCGCGTAGAGGTTGCCGCACTTGAGCAGCTTCTCGACGCGGTCGACACCGGCATCGGTCAGCTGGCTGCTGTGGGCCTTCTCGTCGACGACGTAGTCGAGGTCGCGACGCAGCGACGGCATGATGCGATCGACCTTCTGGTACAGGTCGGCCGGCTTGTCGGACTCACCGCTGATGATGAGCGGGGTGCGGGCCTCGTCGATGAGGATGGAGTCGACCTCGTCGACGATCGCGTAGTGCAGCTCCCGCTGCACGTACTTCTCGATCGTCTCCTTCATGTTGTCGCGCAGGTAGTCGAAGCCGAACTCGTTGTTGGTGCCGTAGGTGATGTCGCAGCGATACGAGCGCTGGCGCTCGCCCGGGAACAGCCCGTGCACGATGGTGCCGGTCGACATGCCGAGGAACTTGTAGATCTGCCCCATCCACTCGGCGTCACGCGACGCGAGGTAGTCGTTCACCGTGATGAGGTGCGCGCCCTTGCCCGGCAGCGCGTTGAGGTACAGCGCGCAGGTGGCCGTGAGGGTCTTGCCCTCGCCGGTGCGCATCTCGGCGATGGTGCCGCGGTGCAGCGCCAAGCCACCGATCAGCTGCACGTCGTAGTGGCGCAGGCCGAGCGTGCGGCGCGAGGCCTCGCGCACCGTCGCGAACGCGTCGGGCAGCAGGTCGTCGAGCGTCGCGCCCTGCGACAGCTTCTGCTTGAACTCGGCGGTCTTGCCCCGCAGCTGCTCGTCGCTGAGCGGCTGGAACTGCGCCTCCAGCGAATTGATGCGCTCGATAATCGGCCGAATCTTCCGCATCTGGCGGTCGAACTTCGTGCCGAAGACTTTCTTGACGAGGGACGAGAACATGTCGAATTCCAGGCGCTGCCTGCCGCCTCGCGCGTGCGTGCGAGGCGGTGGGCGGGAAGCGTACGGGCGCGGGTGCGTCCGTGTCCATGCGGGAAGTCCGGCGCGGGGCCGTGCACGCTTTGGCGGCGGGTCGCCGGCCCCCAAGGCCGCAGATTAGCGCCACGAAGCCGCTGATCTGACGCGGCGTCCGGGTGCCCTTGGGCGGCGCGCTCGCGCCCCCTTGCGCCCGCGCGCCCCGGGCCACGCGCGGGCGCTACGGGGTACACTGCGCGCCCGGCCCAGCCCTCCCGCCTCGACATCAACGCCATGTACACCGACCTCGCGTACGAACGAGAGGGTGCGCTGGCGATCGTCACCCTCGATCGCCCCGATGCCCGCAACGCCTACTCCAGCGCCATGGTCGACAGTCTCGTCGCCGCGCTCGATGCCGCCCAGCACGACGACGACGTGCGCGCGGTGGTGCTGACCGGCGCCGGCAAGGCCTTCCACGCCGGCGGCGATCTCAAGCAGATGCGCGACGCCTCGGGCATGTTCGCCGGCGATCCGGTCGCGCTGCGCCGCCAGTACATCGACGGCATCCAGCGGGTGCCGCGAGCCCTCGCGCAGTTCGACAAGCCCATCGTCGCCGCCATCAACGGCGCCGCGATCGGAGCCGGCCTCGATCTGGCGTGCATGTGCGATCTGCGGGTCGCCGCACGCGGCGTGAGCCTGGGTTCGACCTTCGTGAAGGTCGGACTGGTGCCGGGCGATGGCGGCGCGTACTTCCTGGCGCGCACCATCGGCTTTGCGCGCGCGCTCGAGCTGGTGCTCACGGGGCGTCTGGTCGACGCCGACGAGGCGCTCGCGCTTGGCCTCGTACACCGGGTCGTCGCGCCCGAGGAGCTCATGAACGCCGCCCGCGAGCTCGCGAATCTCGTGGCCGCCAATGCACCGCTCGCGCTGCGGCTGACCAAGCGCGCCGCCTATCGCAGCTGGGACCTCGACATGGACACCGCACTCGAGCTGGCCGCGACCTATCAGGGCGTGGTGCAGAACACCGCCGATCACCGCGAGGCGGTCGAGGCCATCCTGGCCAAGCGGCCACCGGACTTTCGCGCCCGCTAGGCCGAATTCTCGCTCGCAGGCCCCCCTGGCGTCTCGACGGCAGGAATGCATGATTTTCTAGGAATCATGGTTTGACTCGACTACGCTGGTGGCATGGGTCGAGTTTGGCGGTGGTCGGGATTGGCGATCGGGCTCGTGTCGTGTGGCCCGCAGGTGGATGCGGGCGACGGGACCGACGTCGACACGGCCTCGGGCGGGCTCGACACCAGCACGAGCGTCGGCAGCTCGGTCGGCACGTCCGTCGGCACGTCCGTCGGCACCAGCGTTGGTTCCTCGACCACCACCGACACCACGGGCGACGACGACACCGCGACCACGATCGGGCCGAAGTTCGATCTCCCGAGCGAGTGCAGCGTCTGGGATCAGAACTGCCCGCCCGGCTACAAGTGCTCGATCCGCGCGAGTGAGGGCAGCGGCTCGTTCGACGAGACCGTATGTGTACCGGTCGATGCAGACGCCAAGCCGATCGGTGCGAGCTGCTCGAGCGGCGAGCTGCCGTATGATGGAATCGACGACTGCGCACACGGCTCGCTGTGCTGGCTCGGTGACGAGGCGGCCGGCACCGGCATCTGCCGCGCCTTCTGTAGCGGCTCGGAGTCCGATCCCACCTGCCCCGACGCCTGCGACTGGTGCACGATCTCCGGCGACGGCATCTTGACCCTGTGTCTCCCGCAGTGCGATCCGCTCGCGAGCGACTGCGCACCGGGGGAGGGTTGCTACGCCGCAAACGGCGAGACCTTCGCGTGCGTACCCGATGCGTCGATGGGCGAGATGATCGGCAGTGGCTGCGAGTACATCAACGCCTGCCCGTCGGGCCTCGCCTGCATCGGCGCCGGTGCCTTCCCGGAGTGCCCCAA encodes the following:
- the secA gene encoding preprotein translocase subunit SecA, producing the protein MFSSLVKKVFGTKFDRQMRKIRPIIERINSLEAQFQPLSDEQLRGKTAEFKQKLSQGATLDDLLPDAFATVREASRRTLGLRHYDVQLIGGLALHRGTIAEMRTGEGKTLTATCALYLNALPGKGAHLITVNDYLASRDAEWMGQIYKFLGMSTGTIVHGLFPGERQRSYRCDITYGTNNEFGFDYLRDNMKETIEKYVQRELHYAIVDEVDSILIDEARTPLIISGESDKPADLYQKVDRIMPSLRRDLDYVVDEKAHSSQLTDAGVDRVEKLLKCGNLYAPENNEVLHHVNQALRAHTLYKKDVNYLVQGGEVIIVDEFTGRKMEGRRWSDGLHQAIEAKENVPIQPESQTLATITYQNYFRMYGKLSGMTGTADTEAEEFHKIYGLDVMVIPPNRVVRRDDAHDLVYKNERGKFRAIVAEIRDRHGKGQPILVGTTSVEKSHVIHTLLEREGIPHNVLNAKQHEREAFIVAQAGRKYGVTVATNMAGRGTDIILGGNPEMMAREHFDPDSKPEEYKKLYDGLKKQCEDERKEVLSLGGLHILGTERHESRRIDNQLRGRAGRQGDPGSSAFYLSLEDDLMRIFGADRISGLMERLGMEEDVPIEAPLVNRAIENAQEKVEAMHFDTRKNLFEYDNVMNEQRKAIYALRKQILEGRYHPEILDDAARKEQGHRLPAAPETSGPHTVDSLSKTVRERVQSIIDGYCAKRLAGGAEPDPARPSFPKDGIEPEALTHELYRHFGAMVPFAAVKHDYDAILKLAVDDIARALIQQRERLHDLAYANVGKIVEQLCPADVHPDEWEIEALEQQIKERYGATISLREVPQDLEELIDLCWASVEKLLLSREQEFGLYVYLFHIRQLWLGEIDAQWIAHLKNIEHLRTGIGLVGYATRNPKNEYKIRGYNLFREMWEGIEQTVLDKVINMRLTEEQRQQAEEGAEYETALTRANSRQRGPAGQQRTAAARAQIDRMQQAAREATEQLRAAGLAAPGAEAPARAPAKPSAPTMPEVGANDPCPCGSGKRYKKCHGARKTADAST
- a CDS encoding enoyl-CoA hydratase/isomerase family protein; translated protein: MYTDLAYEREGALAIVTLDRPDARNAYSSAMVDSLVAALDAAQHDDDVRAVVLTGAGKAFHAGGDLKQMRDASGMFAGDPVALRRQYIDGIQRVPRALAQFDKPIVAAINGAAIGAGLDLACMCDLRVAARGVSLGSTFVKVGLVPGDGGAYFLARTIGFARALELVLTGRLVDADEALALGLVHRVVAPEELMNAARELANLVAANAPLALRLTKRAAYRSWDLDMDTALELAATYQGVVQNTADHREAVEAILAKRPPDFRAR